A DNA window from Phyllostomus discolor isolate MPI-MPIP mPhyDis1 chromosome X, mPhyDis1.pri.v3, whole genome shotgun sequence contains the following coding sequences:
- the ZFP92 gene encoding zinc finger protein 92 homolog, whose amino-acid sequence MAAILLTTRPKVPVSFEDVSVYFTKTEWKLLDIKQRILYKRVMLENYRHLVSLGLSSSKPHLVSLLERGEGPWAADINRTRAATGIQTGERIKSQTLSSKEKCCPKEFARTNLQGGSKSQVARLPEETLEQRQKHAHSPETGSSRGDRHREKDQGSSLSKEREMVQRSTHSIRQNLVSRQQCSKGTEKRYLCQQCGKSFSRSSNLIKHRIIHSSEKPYECSECGKLFRRSFALLEHQRIHSGEKPYVCDECGKTFTRSSNLIKHQIIHSGEKPYKCPECGKLFRRSFALLEHQRIHSGERPYECSECGKAFSRSSNLIEHQRTHSGEKPYTCSQCPKAFKGVSQLIHHQRIHSREKPFECKECGKAFRGRSGLSQHRRVHSGEKPYECSECGKTFSRRSNLFKHQAVHSDERPYECQDCGKVFRSSSLLLEHRRVHECEKACSKSGERPCTCGKCGKCGKALKMKLQLRQYQKIRHGRKNLEDSDCEKVPASLALKSPIEEPHPADEKQGIDSEFTAAHSAI is encoded by the exons ATGGCAGCCATTCTCCTGACGACCAGACCCAAG GTGCCAGTGTCTTTTGAGGATGTGTCTGTGTACTTCACCAAGACAGAATGGAAGCTTCTGGATATCAAACAAAGGATCCTCTACAAGAGAGTAATGCTGGAGAACTACCGCCATTTGGTGTCACTGG GGCTTTCATCCTCCAAGCCTCACCTGGTCTCCCTGTTGGAACGAGGGGAAGGGCCCTGGGCAGCTGACATCAACAGGACAAGGGCTGCCACAGGGATACAGACAG GTGAAAGGATCAAGAGCCAGACATTAAGTTCCAAGGAGAAATGTTGTCCAAAAGAATTTGCAAGAACCAATCTTCAGGGTGGCAGCAAGAGCCAAGTAGCCAGGCTGCCAGAGGAAACACTTGAGCAGAGACAAAAGCATGCTCATTCTCCAGAGACAGGTTCCAGCAGGGGTGACCGTCACAGGGAGAAAGACCAAGGCAGCTCCTTGAGTAAGGAAAGAGAGATGGTGCAGAGAAGTACCCACAGCATTAGGCAGAATTTGGTCTCAAGGCAACAGTGTTCCAAAGGTACAGAGAAGCGGTACCTGTGCCAGCAGTGTGGGAAATCTTTCAGCCGGAGCTCCAACCTCATCAAGCACCGCATAATCCACAGTTCTGAGAAGCCCTATGAGTGTTCTGAGTGTGGGAAACTCTTCCGGCGCAGCTTTGCCCTGCTGGAGCACCAGCGTATCCACagtggagagaagccctatgtgtGCGATGAGTGCGGGAAGACCTTCACACGCAGCTCCAACCTTATCAAGCACCAAATTATCCACAGTGGTGAGAAGCCCTACAAGTGCCCAGAGTGTGGGAAACTCTTCCGGCGCAGCTTTGCCCTGCTGGAACATCAGCGCATCCACAGTGGCGAACGGCCCTATGAGTGCAGtgagtgtgggaaggccttcagcaGGAGCTCCAACCTCATTGAGCACCAGCGTACCCACAGTGGCGAGAAGCCCTACACATGTAGCCAGTGTCCAAAAGCCTTCAAGGGTGTCTCTCAACTCATTCACCATCAGCGCATCCACAGCAGGGAGAAGCCATTTGAGTGCAAGGAGTGCGGGAAGGCCTTCCGGGGGCGCTCAGGCCTCAGTCAGCACCGCCGGGTGCACAGTGGTGAGAAACCCTATGAGTGCAGTGAGTGTGGGAAGACGTTCAGCAGAAGATCCAACCTCTTCAAGCACCAGGCAGTTCACAGCGATGAGAGGCCCTACGAGTGTCAAGACTGTGGGAAGGTATTCCGGAGCAGCTCACTCCTCCTGGAGCACCGGAGGGTGCACGAGTGTGAGAAGGCCTGTAGCAAGAGTGGTGAGAGGCCCTGCACATGTGGCAAATGTGGCAAGTGTGGCAAGGCCCTTAAGATGAAATTGCAGCTCCGTCAGTATCAGAAAATTCGCCATGGAAGGAAGAATTTGGAGGACAGCGACTGTGAAAAAGTGCCAGCCTCTTTGGCCCTCAAAAGTCCCATTGAAGAGCCCCACCCTGCAGATGAGAAGCAGGGAATAGATTCTGAATTCACAGCTGCCCACAGTGCTATCTGA